The nucleotide window TAACCAACGCCAAGAGCTGGGAACCCTACGGGCTGACGCTTCTTCACACCTTTATCTCCTGGATACCCGCACTGCTGATATACAGGTACAGGCCCTTTGATAGGCTATACCTCTACGCGGTTTTGGCCCATCTCTACGACATGGGCTCAACTGTCGTTGCCATACACTTCTACGGCTACCGCGAGGTTCACTGGCTGGAGAACATTCTAGTTCAGCACTTCGGGGCATACTTCTACTACCCGTGGATAGCGTTCATCCTCGTAATCGTTTACTATGCAATTCAAAAGCTCGTCCCGGACGAGGAAGAGAGACATCTGTGGTATCTCATGGTCTACGTCCTTGGCCTGGGCCCGGCAATAAGGGACCCTGCTCAACTGGTGCTTCAGATAGGAGGTTGAGCCCTTAGCCACCCCTTCTTTCTCTTCTATCCAGTCCTTTTCGGGTCTGGTTCTTCTTCCAAGGTTTTCCGTGGTCTCTTCTACCCTCAGGACTCGGGTAGCTTCTCTCCTCCCCGCGATCCCTGCGTATCGTTCTGCCCTCCTCGATTTCCCTCCTCAGAACTTTAGCCTCCTCCTCGGCGTTCCTCACGCGGAAGACCCTCGCAATTCTCTCGATTGCTTCAAGCTTCCTCACAATGCCATCGAGCCAAGTAAAGACGTCGCCCGGATAGACTATCAGCCCGTAGACCTTCCTGAAGTGTTCCGCTATCTGGGTCGGGTGTTTGCCGTTCCGCCTCAGCTCGATTATCATGTCGCTTACCCTTTCCATCGCGTGCTCGGTGCAGTCCTCCTCGGAGCACATGAAGAACTCCTGGTAAAGCATGAAGAGCCTCTCGGCGGCGTTGGGGCTCAGCTCGGGAATCACTTTATCCAGTTCATCGAGTATTGAGGCAAAGCTCGGCGAGAAGACGTTTGCACTCAGCCTTCCCCTAACTGCGCCCTCAAGCTCCCTCTGGAGCGTCCCGCTCAGGTAGAGGTTCTCGAAGGGGAGGAGCTTGACGGCTATCCACCGGGCGGGCTTCTTTCCGAGGTTGTCCCTTATGAACGCCGCCTCCTTGGGCAGGAGGAAGCTCATGCTCACGGCCCTTCCGTAGGGCGTGACCTCAACAACAGGCCTTCCAAGCCGGACGAAGCCGAACTCCTCAAGCTTTTCGAGAACCTTTTCCGCGCTCTGGTTGGCGCCAAGGCATTTGGATTGGACATCCTCGATGACGTCGAGGCGGTTGAAGACGCAGGAATGTGCCAAAACGTTGTCCTGCTCCAGCTCGTCGCCCCACTCGACGAGGACGGGTTCAATCGGCGCTGTTAAAAGCTTGAATGCAACTTCATCTTCAGAGCTTTCCATTTGGGCGGAATACTTTCTCCCGGGCTCGACTATGAGGTAGACCCTGCCCTTCTCGTGGTAGAGGGGCCTTCCGGCACGACCGAGCATCTGGTGGAACTCCCTGACGGTGAGCCACTTGTTGCCCATCGCGAGGCTCTCGAAGATGACCTGCGAAGCTGGAAAGTCCACCCCGGCCCCGAGGGCGGCGGTTGTAACCACAACGTCGAGCATCTGGGCCTGGAACTCCATCTCGGTGAGCTTTCTCTGTCTGTACGGCAGTCCGGAGTGGTAGGGCTTCGCTTTGAGGCCTTTGCTCGTGAGGTAAGCGGCCAGCTCGTGCGTCCTCTTGCGCGAGAAGGTGAAGACTATCGTCTGCCCCCGGTAGCCCTGCCTTGACTTCCTCATCGCCTCGGCTTTACAGAGAACCGCTATGTGGCGCCACTTCTCGCTCTCGTTCCTTGCTATGATTATGTGCCTCTCCAGATCGACCGGTCTCTCGTCGTACAGGACAAGCTTCAACCCGAGTTCCCTGGCCAGCTCGTCAGGGTTTCCAACGGTCGCAGAGAGGCCTATGAACTGGGCATTTGGGTAGAGCCTCCTTAAGCGAGCTATTAAACCGTCCAGCCTCGGCCCGCGCTCCTCGTCGTCAAGGGTGTGTATCTCGTCTATCACGATTGTTCCAACGTTACCGATTTTTCTTCCTGCCCTCAACAGGTAGTCTATTCCCTCGTAGGTTCCAACTATGATGTCCGCATCGATGCCCGTGTCAACGACCACAAGCTCGTCCCGGGTCTTTATGCGGCTCATACCAACCCTTATCGCCACGCGGAGGCCGAGCTTGGAATAGCGCCGCTTGAAGTCCTCGTACTTCTGGTTAGCCAGAGCGACCAGCGGGACGAGGAAGAGGAGCTTTCTGCCTTTCATGGCCTTTGGAACTCCCGCCAGCTCGCCGATGAGGGTTTTGCCGCTCGCAGTGGCTGAAACCACGAGTAAGCTTTCACCCTCAAGGAGGCCGTTTTTTACAGCCAAGCTCTGGACAGGCAAGAGCTCGTTAACGCCTTCAGCTTTGAGAACGGATTTGAACTTCTCGGGAAGCGGAAGCTCGTCGAGGTGGACTTTCTCTACCCTGAGATGCTTGGCCTTCAGCTCGTCCCACTTGGTTATCTCCGGGTGCCTCGTCGGGTCGAAGCGCGGGTCGAAGGCGTAGAGAACCTTATCTAGGTCCCTGAACCGGTCAAGGAGCTTCTTCGCCTGGTCGAACATGGCAACACTTCTGAACCTGAAGCGGAGTTCCCTTTTCAGTTCGTCCTCGGCACAGCGCTCGCAGATGTACTCGTTGTGGTATTTTATCCTATTCCCCTCGGTGAGGACGGTTATCCTGCCATCGAGGAGGCAGAGACGGCACAGCTCGGCCTTCTCAACACGCTTGTTTTGGAGCCTTCTCTTAAAATAATCCTCCCACTCGCCCGCATTAACGAGGACGATTCTTGCTTGGCGAAGGAGCTTTTCAATCTCCTTGGGATTGCGATACTGACTCCCCTCAAGGACTTTGAAGAGCCTCCCCTCGCGCACTATGAAGCGGTATATAGCGTCTGCCTTGAGGTTTCTCATCTGTGAGAGCTTTTCGGGCTCGTTCTCGATGAAGAAAGCCTCAAGCTCGTTCTTCTTTCTTCCGGGTCTCACGACGAAGAGCATTCCCACCGCCTCACCAAGCGA belongs to Thermococcus camini and includes:
- a CDS encoding DEAD/DEAH box helicase, with the protein product MLFVVRPGRKKNELEAFFIENEPEKLSQMRNLKADAIYRFIVREGRLFKVLEGSQYRNPKEIEKLLRQARIVLVNAGEWEDYFKRRLQNKRVEKAELCRLCLLDGRITVLTEGNRIKYHNEYICERCAEDELKRELRFRFRSVAMFDQAKKLLDRFRDLDKVLYAFDPRFDPTRHPEITKWDELKAKHLRVEKVHLDELPLPEKFKSVLKAEGVNELLPVQSLAVKNGLLEGESLLVVSATASGKTLIGELAGVPKAMKGRKLLFLVPLVALANQKYEDFKRRYSKLGLRVAIRVGMSRIKTRDELVVVDTGIDADIIVGTYEGIDYLLRAGRKIGNVGTIVIDEIHTLDDEERGPRLDGLIARLRRLYPNAQFIGLSATVGNPDELARELGLKLVLYDERPVDLERHIIIARNESEKWRHIAVLCKAEAMRKSRQGYRGQTIVFTFSRKRTHELAAYLTSKGLKAKPYHSGLPYRQRKLTEMEFQAQMLDVVVTTAALGAGVDFPASQVIFESLAMGNKWLTVREFHQMLGRAGRPLYHEKGRVYLIVEPGRKYSAQMESSEDEVAFKLLTAPIEPVLVEWGDELEQDNVLAHSCVFNRLDVIEDVQSKCLGANQSAEKVLEKLEEFGFVRLGRPVVEVTPYGRAVSMSFLLPKEAAFIRDNLGKKPARWIAVKLLPFENLYLSGTLQRELEGAVRGRLSANVFSPSFASILDELDKVIPELSPNAAERLFMLYQEFFMCSEEDCTEHAMERVSDMIIELRRNGKHPTQIAEHFRKVYGLIVYPGDVFTWLDGIVRKLEAIERIARVFRVRNAEEEAKVLRREIEEGRTIRRDRGEERSYPSPEGRRDHGKPWKKNQTRKGLDRRERRGG